A region of Sulfuricella denitrificans skB26 DNA encodes the following proteins:
- a CDS encoding zinc-finger domain-containing protein: MQPEFKARYYEVTAKDLPLHCPTPAMQSWSSHPRVFLPIEKTGEALCPYCGTLYKLKGELPKGHH, encoded by the coding sequence ATGCAACCCGAATTCAAGGCACGTTATTACGAAGTCACGGCGAAGGATTTGCCGCTGCACTGCCCGACACCGGCGATGCAGAGCTGGAGCAGCCACCCACGGGTATTCCTGCCGATAGAAAAGACCGGCGAAGCACTGTGCCCCTATTGCGGAACGCTGTACAAGCTCAAGGGCGAACTGCCCAAGGGGCATCACTAA
- a CDS encoding branched-chain amino acid transaminase produces the protein MSMSDRDGLIWYDGKMVDWRDATTHVLTHTLHYGMGVFEGVRAYKTDKGTAIFRLKEHTDRLFASAHIFCMKMPFDKATLMQAQLDVVRGNKLESGYIRPIVFYGSEAMGIAATTLSTHIAVAAWSWGTYLGAEALEKGIRVKTSSFTRHHVNVNMCRAKSVSTYTNSILAHQEAAQDGYDEALLLDVDGYVAEGAGENLFIVKNGKLFTPDLTSCLEGITRASIIELAGELNIPVIEKRITRDEVYCADEAFFTGTAAEVTPIRELDNRTIGEGKRGPITTQLQTMFFDCVTGKATHHQDWLTLV, from the coding sequence ATGTCTATGTCCGACCGCGACGGCCTGATCTGGTACGACGGCAAGATGGTGGATTGGCGCGACGCCACCACCCACGTCCTCACCCACACCCTGCACTACGGCATGGGCGTGTTCGAAGGCGTGCGCGCCTACAAGACCGACAAGGGCACGGCGATCTTCCGTTTGAAGGAGCACACCGACCGGCTATTTGCCTCGGCGCACATCTTCTGCATGAAAATGCCTTTCGATAAAGCCACGCTGATGCAGGCCCAACTGGACGTGGTGCGCGGCAACAAACTCGAATCCGGCTACATCCGCCCAATCGTGTTTTACGGTTCTGAAGCCATGGGCATCGCGGCGACCACGCTCTCCACCCATATCGCCGTGGCCGCCTGGTCGTGGGGCACCTATCTCGGGGCGGAAGCTCTGGAGAAGGGCATCCGCGTAAAAACCTCGTCGTTTACCCGCCACCACGTCAACGTCAACATGTGCCGAGCCAAGTCGGTATCTACCTACACCAACTCCATCCTCGCGCATCAGGAAGCCGCGCAAGACGGCTACGATGAAGCTCTGCTGCTGGATGTAGACGGCTATGTAGCGGAAGGCGCAGGAGAAAACCTCTTCATCGTCAAGAACGGCAAACTGTTCACGCCCGATCTGACCTCCTGCCTGGAAGGCATCACCCGCGCCTCGATCATCGAGCTTGCCGGTGAACTGAACATCCCGGTAATCGAAAAACGCATTACCCGCGACGAGGTGTATTGCGCCGACGAAGCCTTCTTCACCGGCACAGCGGCTGAAGTGACGCCAATCCGCGAACTGGACAACCGCACCATCGGCGAAGGCAAACGTGGCCCGATCACGACCCAATTGCAGACAATGTTTTTTGACTGCGTCACCGGCAAAGCAACCCACCATCAGGATTGGTTGACCCTGGTTTAA